In Capsicum annuum cultivar UCD-10X-F1 chromosome 11, UCD10Xv1.1, whole genome shotgun sequence, one genomic interval encodes:
- the LOC107847161 gene encoding putative disease resistance RPP13-like protein 1, whose protein sequence is MDIGLAVGGAFLSSASNVLFDRLDPHGDLLKMFQKHKLDVGLLEKLEDILLGLQIVLSDAENKKASNPLVRKWMNKLQRAVDGAENFLEEVNYEALRLKVESQHPNLAETSNQQKYFYSDKKLEIRTLSTSLVDESEIFGREIEIERLIDRLLSNDANGKNMIVVPIVGMGGVGKTTLAKAVYNDKEDALRITKGLLQEIGSFNLKVDDNLNQLQVKLKERLMEKSFSLFWMMCGMTTTTKVEGWRRILRSEIWDLSNNDILPTLMLSYNELPPHLKPCFSYCAIFPKDYPFRKEQVIHLWIANGLVVPRRDEGNKDLGNQYFNELRSRSLFKRVSEFSERDGGKFLMHDLVNDLAQIASSKLCVRLEECKESHMLNQSCHMSYSMGKGVDFEKLTPVNKLEKLRTLIPELPDALFIKVKLLRLLDLSRTDITKLPDSIYALYNLETLLLSSCTYLELLLAQMEKLINLRLLDIRNTSCLKTPLHLRKLKSLQVLVGAEFLLGGPCGWRKEDLSEAHYLYGSLSILELQNVVDRREAPKANMREKNHVEKLSLEWSESDADNSQTERDILDELRPHTNIKELQICRYRRTRLPNWLADHLFLNLLVQLSLINCKDCFSLPALGQLPSLKFLSIRDMHQITEVTEEFCGSSSYKKSFNSLEKLEFAEMPKWKQWHVLGNGEFPTLQNLSIEDCPKLIGKFPENLCSLTKLRISRCPKLNLETPIQLSSLKKFEVDGSLKAGVVFDEAELFTSQLQGMKQIEELSIGNCNSLTSLPTSTLPSTLKTITICCCRKLKLDTSVGDRLTLTSCELVPRKCYLYVNSFPNLTRFFTPNGTERLDISCCENLELLSVAWGTQITSLFIYECEKLKRLPQRMQELLPSLKGLQLWNFPEIESFPDGGLPFNLQLLVIDDCKKLVNGRKEWHLQRLPSLRELYIIHDSDEEIVGGENWELPCSIRRLTIDNLTTFSSQALKSLTSLEYLRTCSLPQIQSLLEQGLPSSLSKLYLSDHDELHSLPTEALGHLTSLQSLEISNCHQLQSLPESELPSSLSKLTIYNCPNL, encoded by the exons ATGGATATTGGCTTAGCAGTTGGTGGTGCATTTCTCTCTTCAGCTTCGAATGTTCTCTTTGATAGGCTTGATCCTCATGGTGATCTTCTCAAGATGTTTCAGAAACATAAGCTTGATGTTGGGCTTTTAGAGAAGTTGGAGGACATTTTGCTTGGTCTTCAGATTGTGCTAAGTGATGCAGAGAATAAGAAGGCATCAAATCCACTCGTGAGGAAGTGGATGAATAAGCTTCAGCGTGCTGTGGACGGCGCTGAAAACTTCTTGGAAGAAGTCAATTACGAGGCTTTGAGGCTTAAGGTGGAAAGTCAGCATCCAAATCTTGCAGAAACTAGTAACCAGCAA AAGTATTTCTATTCGGATAAGAAACTAGAAATTAGAACACTTTCAACTTCTTTGGTTGATGAATCTGAAATCTTTGGTAGGGAGATTGAAATTGAGCGATTGATTGACCGTTTATTGTCTAATGATGCAAATGGAAAAAATATGATTGTGGTCCCTATTGTTGGAATGGGGGGCGTGGGCAAGACAACACTTGCCAAAGCAGTTTACAATGATAAGGAG GATGCTTTAAGAATAACAAAAGGTTTACTTCAAGAAATTGGCTCATTTAACTTGAAGGTTGATGACAATCTTAATCAGCTACAAGTCAAATTGAAGGAAAGACTAATGGAAAAAAGTTTCTCATTGTTCTGGATGATGTGTGGAATGACAACTACAACGA AGGTTGAAGGGTGGAGACGTATTTTGAGAAGTGAAATATGGGACCTGTCGAACAATGACATATTACCAACGTTGATGTTGAGCTACAATGAACTTCCCCCACATCTAAAGCCATGTTTTTCCTATTGTGCAATATTTCCTAAAGATTATCCATTTAGGAAAGAACAAGTTATTCATCTGTGGATTGCTAATGGTCTTGTAGTACCTCGGAGAGATGAAGGAAATAAAGATTTAGGCAACCAATACTTTAACGAGTTGAGATCAAGATCATTGTTCAAAAGGGTCTCAGAGTTTTCTGAAAGAGATGGAGGGAAATTCTTAATGCATGATCTGGTCAATGATTTAGCCCAAATTGCATCTTCAAAACTCTGTGTCAGGTTGGAAGAGTGCAAAGAATCTCATATGTTGAATCAAAGTTGTCACATGTCCTATTCAATGGGCAAAGGTGTTGACTTTGAGAAATTGACACCCGTCAACAAATTGGAGAAGCTGAGGACATTGATTCCA GAGTTGCCAGATGCTTTGTTTATCAAAGTAAAGCTCCTGAGACTTTTGGACCTTTCTAGGACAGATATTACAAAATTACCCGATTCTATCTATGCATTGTATAACTTGGAGACCCTTCTCCTGTCATCTTGTACATATCTTGAGTTGCTACTGGCGCAGATGGAAAAGTTGATCAACTTGCGTCTTCTTGACATTAGAAACACTTCTTGCTTGAAGACACCGTTACATCTGCGCAAGTTGAAAAGCCTCCAAGTGCTGGTGGGAGCTGAATTTCTTTTAGGTGGCCCCTGTGGTTGGAGAAAGGAAGATTTGAGTGAAGCACATTACTTGTATGGATCTCTGTCAATTTTAGAGTTGCAAAATGTGGTTGATAGAAGGGAAGCTCCGAAGGCAAACATGAGGGAGAAGAATCATGTTGAAAAGTTATCGTTGGAGTGGAGTGAAAGTGATGCTGACAATTCACAAACTGAAAGAGACATACTTGATGAGCTACGCCCACACACAAACATAAAAGAACTCCAAATCTGCAGATACAGAAGGACACGATTACCAAATTGGCTAGCTGATCATTTGTTTCTTAATCTGCTAGTACAATTGTCTCTTATCAACTGCAAGGACTGTTTTTCCTTGCCAGCACTAGGACAACTTCCTTCTCTGAAATTCCTTTCCATTAGAGATATGCATCAAATAACAGAGGTGACGGAAGAATTCTGTGGTAGTTCGTCCTACAAAAAGTCTTTTAACTCTCTTGAGAAGCTTGAATTTGCAGAGATGCCAAAGTGGAAGCAGTGGCACGTACTAGGGAATGGAGAGTTCCCTACACTTCAGAACCTTTCAATTGAAGATTGCCCCAAGTTGATTGGGAAGTTTCCTGAAAATCTTTGTTCTCTGACAAAATTgagaatttcaagatgtcctaAACTCAATTTGGAGACACCCATCCAACTTTCAAGTCTAAAAAAGTTTGAAGTTGATGGTTCTCTTAAGGCTGGAGTTGTTTTTGATGAAGCTGAACTGTTTACATCCCAACTTCAGGGAATGAAGCAGATTGAGGAATTATCTATTGGTAATTGCAACTCTCTTACCTCGTTGCCTACTAGCACTCTACCGAGTACCTTGAAGACAATAACGATATGTTGTTGCCGGAAATTGAAATTGGACACTTCAGTTGGTGATAGATTGACATTAACAAGTTGTGAGTTGGTCCCAAGGAAATGCTATTTGTATGTAAATAGTTTTCCAAACCTTACTAGGTTTTTTACTCCTAATGGGACTGAAAGACTCGATATAAGTTgttgtgagaatcttgaactactttcGGTGGCATGGGGGACCCAAATAACCtcattatttatttacgaatgcGAAAAGCTGAAGCGGCTGCCACAACGTATGCAGGAACTCCTTCCCTCTCTTAAGGGACTGCAACTGTGGAATTTTCCAGAAATTGAGTCCTTTCCTGATGGGGGATTGCCCTTCAATTTACAACTCCTTGTGATCGACGATTGCAAGAAACTGGTGAACGGCCGAAAGGAGTGGCATTTACAGAGACTCCCCTCTCTGAGAGAGTTGTACATCATCCACGACAGTGATGAAGAGATTGTTGGTGGTGAGAATTGGGAGTTGCCATGCTCTATTCGAAGGCTTACCATAGACAATCTGACAACATTTAGCAGCCAAGCTCTCAAAAGCCTCACCTCTCTTGAATATCTACGTACTTGTAGTTTACCTCAAATTCAGTCACTCCTGGAACAAGGGCTTCCCTCCTCTCTTTCTAAGCTATATTTATCTGACCATGATGAGCTCCATTCCCTACCGACCGAAGCTCTTGGGCACCTCACTTCGCTTCAAAGTCTAGAGATCAGCAATTGTCATCAACTCCAATCACTTCCCGAATCAGAGCTGCCCTCCTCCCTCTCTAAGCTGACCATCTACAATTGCCCTAACCTCTAG